A DNA window from Onthophagus taurus isolate NC chromosome 1, IU_Otau_3.0, whole genome shotgun sequence contains the following coding sequences:
- the LOC111419731 gene encoding staphylococcal nuclease domain-containing protein 1 yields MTTPQIQPKRGIVKQILSGDSVIIRGTQGAPPPEKQLNFSSIIAPKLARRATENNEVTKDEPFAWEAREFLRKKLVGEEIWFTSEKPPNATREYGIVYLGKDFNTAENITKSLVSEGLVSVRREGVRITPEIEELSELENAAKSAGKGKWGGNLQEHVRDIKWSLENMRTFVDKQAGKPIKAVIEHVRDGSTVRAFLLPDFYHITLMISGIRCNGFKLDANGKPDPNEKLPFADEARYFVEIRLLQRDVEIILESVNNNNFVGTIVHPKGNIAEALLKEGLARCVDWSIAFMKSGADKLRSAERRAKESRLRLWKDWQPNAPQVTGKEKEFSGTVVEVINGDALLVKLANGQVKKIFLSSIRPPKEAARANDEDGKPVARPKGFRPLYDIPWMFEAREFLRKKLVDKKVQVVVDYIQEAKDNFPEKVCATVTIGGSNVAEALVSKGLATVVKYRQDDDQRSSHYDDLMAAETKANKSQKGIHDKKNVPVHRVIEIDAAKSKQYLSSFKRQNRIDAIVEFVASGSRLRLYIPKETCLCTFLLGGISCPRGARPAVGGIPASASEPFGDEALAFTKDRCMQREVQIQIESTDKAGNFIGWLWVDNNNLSVALVEEGFATVHPTADRSEYFKQLKRAEDSAKQRKLKRWKDYVEEKEDEQQKIEEDNANPERSVNYEEVVVTEVTPEGTFFAQHYQNGSKAELLVAKMRQEFQANPPLPGAYNPKRGDTCAAKYTVDDEWYRAKVEKVQGTTVHIRYIDYGNRETVNSTRLASLPAAYANEKPFANEYSLACVALPKDPEFADIALKYLKEDLSAGKLFLNVEYRPSGGLPAATVFTEENKEDIVKNLITDGLLLVEKRRERRLHKLVSEYMAAQEVAKTNHANIWQYGDITEDDAKEFGV; encoded by the exons ATGACGACCCCACAAATACAGCCAAAACGCGGAATTGTGAAACAA atcCTTTCTGGGGACTCGGTTATTATTCGAGGTACCCAAGGGGCTCCACCACCGGAAAAAcaacttaatttttctagtattATCGCTCCGAAACTTGCCAGACGTGCCACGGAAAA tAATGAAGTCACTAAAGATGAACCTTTTGCTTGGGAAGCTAGGGAATTCCTTCGAAAAAAACTCGTTGGTGAGGAGATTTGGTTCACTTCTGAGAAACCACCAAATGCAACGAGGGAATATGGAATTGTTTATCTTGGAAaag atttcAACACCGCAGAGAATATCACAAAGAGTCTTGTTTCTGAAGGCCTTGTCAGTGTGAGAAGAGAAGGGGTTAGGATAACACCGGAAATTGAGGAATTATCAGAATTGGAAAATGCTGCAAAATCAGCCGGGAAAGGAAAATGGGGAGGAAATTTGCAG gaACATGTGAGAGATATAAAATGGTCGCTTGAAAATATGAGAACTTTCGTCGATAAGCAAGCTGGAAAACCAATAAAAGCCGTTATCGAACACGTCCGAGATGGTTCAACTGTGCGAGCTTTCCTTTTACCCGATTTCTACCACATTACGCTGATGATATCGGGAATTCGTTGCAACGGTTTCAAATTAGACGCGAACGGAAAACCAGATCCAAACGAAAAACTCCCATTCGCCGACGAAGCTCGATACTTCGTCGAAATTCGTCTTTTACAACGCGATGTCGAGATTATTCTAGAATCggttaacaataacaattttgtTGGAACGATTGTACACCCAAAAGGAAATATCGCCGAGGCTTTATTAAAAGAGGGACTCGCTCGTTGCGTTGATTGGTCAATTGCTTTTATGAAATCTGGAGCTGATAAATTACGTTCAGCCGAGCGTAGAGCTAAAGAATCAAGATTGAGATTATGGAAAGATTGGCAACCGAATGCGCCCCAAGTTAccggaaaagaaaaagaattttctgGAACGGTAGTTGAGGTTATAAACGGAGATGCTTTATTGGTTAAATTAGCTAATGgacaagttaaaaaaattttcttatccaGTATAAGACCCCCGAAAGAAGCGGCGCGTGCTAACGATGAAGATGGAAAACCTGTAGCTAGACCAAAAGGTTTCCGTCCGTTATATGATATCCCGTGGATGTTTGAAGCGAGGGAATTCCTCCGAAAAAAATTGGTTGACAAAAAAGTTCAAGTTGTCGTTGATTACATTCAAGAAGCTAAAGATAATTTCCCCGAAAAAGTGTGTGCTACCGTCACGATTGGTGGATCTAACGTAGCCGAAGCGTTAGTTTCTAAAGGATTGGCAACCGTGGTTAAATATCGACAAGATGATGATCAACGTAGTTCCCATTACGACGATTTGATGGCCGCCGAAACTAAAGCGAACAAATCCCAAAAAGGGATTCATGACAAAAAGAACGTCCCCGTTCACCGAGTTATTGAAATCGACGCCGCAAAATCAAAGCAATACCTTTCCTCGTTTAAACGCCAAAATCGTATTGACGCCATCGTTGAATTTGTCGCAAGCGGGTCACGTTTGAGACTTTACATCCCGAAAGAAACTTGCCTTTGTACGTTCCTTTTGGGTGGGATTAGTTGTCCGCGTGGTGCTCGCCCCGCCGTTGGGGGAATCCCCGCAAGCGCTTCCGAACCGTTCGGTGATGAAGCTTTGGCTTTTACAAAAGATCGTTGTATGCAACGTGAGGTGCAAATCCAAATCGAATCCACCGATAAAGCTGGGAATTTTATCGGTTGGTTATGGgttgataataataacttatcGGTCGCTTTGGTTGAGGAAGGTTTCGCTACGGTTCACCCAACAGCCGATAGGTCggagtattttaaacaattaaaacgagCCGAGGATAGTGCTAAACAAAGGAAATTGAAGAGATGGAAGGATTATGTTGAGGAAAAAGAGGacgaacaacaaaaaattgaagaagatAATGCG aatCCTGAAAGGAGTGTAAACTACGAAGAAGTTGTAGTAACGGAAGTAACACCCGAAGGAACATTCTTCGCCCAACATTATCAAAATGGATCAAAAGCTGAGCTTTTAGTCGCAAAGATGCGTCAAGAATTCCAAGCGAATCCACCTTTACCGGGAGCTTACAACCCAAAACGCGGCGATACTTGCGCTGCGAAATACACCGTTGATGATGAATGGTATCGAGCGAAAGTGGAAAAAGTTCAAGGTACAACCGTCCATATTCGTTATATCGATTATGGTAATCGAGAAACTGTGAATTCAACCCGCTTGGCAAGTTTACCCGCCGCTTATGCGAATGAAAAACCATTCGCAAACGAGTACAGTCTCGCTTGCGTTGCGTTACCGAAAGATCCAGAGTTTGCGGATATCGccttgaaatatttaaaagaagatCTTAGTGCgggaaaattgtttttaaatgttgaATATCGCCCAAGTGGTGGGTTACCGGCTGCTACCGTTTTCACCGAAGaaaataaggaagatatcGTAAAGAATTTGATTACAGATGGTTTGTTGTtggttgaaaaaagacgggaAAGGAGATTGCATAAATTGGTATCGGAGTATATGGCCGCCCAAGAAGTGGCTAAAACTAATCATGCAAATATTTGGCAGTATGGGGATATAACTGAAGATGATGCGAAAGAGTTTGGAGTTTAA
- the LOC111421886 gene encoding methylosome protein WDR77-like, which produces MEALTMIYPPNKPLERALEPSKHPIMYDYLLFIDANKKGELIVGSSNISGTYWEGTLHHYESFKSLKENFYSGYFISNTTTSDALFLDDNNVLLSEDNGTLLILNTEENNYNLLSCRKKFSKSQRVTKLSTWGSYKAIASYGASIDVYDLESDPITLENTYCYYHTDVIRCVDTNKSDLNLFSSCSMDRKACVWDIRLKNPANVMYQNEFCPLNSIIWLQDSPHLIIGSDSGDVYSLDIRKPKEILNITGCFNNSIYRMAHNNNNLIAICGDTSQIIILKFTANGEFEKIKQINDHSSVVRGVTWCNNTLYSCGYNKEVFSNQI; this is translated from the exons ATGGAAGCTTTAACCATGATTTATCCACCGAATAAACCGTTAGAACGGGCTTTAGAACCATCAAAGCACCCGATAATGTAtgattacttattatttattgatgcGAATAAGAAAG GTGAATTAATTGTGGGATCTTCAAATATATCCGGTACTTATTGGGAGGGAACTTTACACCATTACGAATCTTTCAAAAGtctcaaagaaaatttttattctggCTATTTTATTAGTAACACAACAACCTCCGATGCTTTATTCCTTGATGATAACAAC GTTTTACTTTCGGAGGATAATGgtactttattaattttaaacacggaagaaaataattataatttacttTCTTGtcgaaaaaagttttcaaaatcTCAAAGAGTTACTAAACTTTCAACATGGGGTTCTTACAAAGCTATTGCTTCTTATGGTGCCTCTATAGATGTGTATGATCTAGAAAGTGACCCAATTACTTTAGAAAATACTTATTG ttattatcatACGGATGTAATAAGATGTgttgatacaaataaatcggatttaaacttattttcttCGTGTTCAATGGATAGAAAGGCTTGTGTTTGGGatataagattaaaaaatcctGCCAATGTAATGTATCAAAACGAATTTTGTCCATTAAATAGCATCATATGGCTCCAAGACTCCCCTCATTTAATCATTGGGAGTGATTCCGGTGATGTTTATTCTTTGGATATTAGAAaaccaaaagaaatattaaatataaccGGATGCTTTAACAACAGCATTTACCGAATGgctcataataataataatttaatagccATTTGTGGGGATACATCCCAAATAATCATCCTTAAATTTACTGCCAATggagaatttgaaaaaattaaacaaattaatgatCATAGTTCTGTTGTAAGAGGTGTAACATGGTGTAATAATACTTTATATTCATGTGGTTATAACAAAGAAGTATTCTCAAATCAAATTTAG